The following proteins are co-located in the Oscillospiraceae bacterium genome:
- a CDS encoding zinc ribbon domain-containing protein: MICANCHQPIRDGARYCSYCGLPAQAASPSPSYEPRQVWEAPRAVWTADPYVPAATPVLSRPLWPPVPERAERAAAQSARGAQEQEAAPEILSAARLVGYFFLMLVPLVNLICACVWSFGRCAGAQLRALARASLIIILTVWIVLAGLVYLAIVHSLPQINALLDVLFGSM, from the coding sequence ATGATCTGCGCAAATTGTCATCAGCCGATTCGGGACGGCGCCCGGTACTGTTCCTACTGCGGGCTGCCGGCACAGGCCGCGTCACCGTCGCCGTCGTACGAACCCCGACAGGTCTGGGAGGCGCCCCGGGCGGTGTGGACGGCGGACCCCTATGTGCCCGCCGCTACGCCCGTTTTATCGCGTCCCCTGTGGCCGCCCGTGCCCGAGCGGGCGGAGCGAGCCGCCGCGCAGAGCGCGCGGGGCGCACAGGAACAAGAAGCGGCCCCGGAGATTTTGTCTGCGGCGCGGCTCGTGGGGTATTTTTTTCTTATGCTGGTACCCCTCGTCAACCTGATCTGCGCCTGCGTGTGGTCGTTTGGCCGATGCGCCGGCGCGCAGCTCAGGGCGCTGGCCCGTGCCTCGCTCATCATTATTCTGACCGTTTGGATCGTCTTGGCGGGGCTTGTCTATCTGGCCATCGTACACAGCCTGCCGCAGATCAACGCGCTGTTGGACGTTCTGTTCGGGTCGATGTAG
- the galE gene encoding UDP-glucose 4-epimerase GalE, whose protein sequence is MSILVTGGAGYVGSHCVAALHAAGEDAVVLDDLTRGHRAAVNPKIRLYAGSLNDPAYVGEIFRRERIEAVFHFASLSLMGESMKKPGRYFLNNVAGAVNLLEVMCTHGCPPLIFSSTAAVYGHPASVPIREDALKRPTSPYGESKLMVENVLKWYGVAYGLRYVALRYFNVAGAASGGGIGEDHRPETHLIPVVLRAAREKTPVKVFGTDYQTVDGTCVRDYIHVEDLIDAHLAALRYLRGGGVSDDFNLGLGHGFSVREIIESARRVTGAAIPAEAAPRRAEDPAELVASTEKAERILGWKPKYLTPDEIIASAWQWYRSHAEGY, encoded by the coding sequence ATGTCGATTTTAGTGACTGGCGGCGCCGGCTATGTGGGCAGCCACTGTGTGGCGGCGCTGCATGCGGCGGGAGAGGACGCCGTGGTGCTCGACGACCTGACGCGGGGACACCGCGCGGCCGTAAACCCAAAGATCCGTCTGTATGCCGGATCCCTGAATGACCCTGCCTACGTGGGCGAAATATTCCGCCGAGAGCGGATCGAAGCGGTTTTCCACTTTGCCTCACTGTCGCTGATGGGCGAAAGCATGAAAAAACCGGGCCGGTATTTTCTCAACAATGTGGCCGGCGCAGTCAATCTGTTGGAGGTGATGTGCACACACGGCTGTCCGCCGCTGATCTTCTCGTCCACGGCGGCCGTCTATGGGCATCCGGCGTCGGTGCCCATCCGGGAGGATGCGCTGAAACGGCCGACAAGCCCCTACGGAGAGAGCAAACTGATGGTGGAAAACGTGCTCAAATGGTACGGCGTCGCCTATGGGCTGCGCTACGTGGCGCTCCGTTACTTCAATGTGGCCGGCGCCGCGTCCGGCGGAGGCATTGGAGAGGACCACCGGCCGGAGACGCACCTGATTCCCGTCGTGCTCCGGGCCGCGCGGGAGAAGACGCCCGTGAAGGTGTTTGGAACAGATTACCAGACGGTGGACGGTACCTGTGTGCGCGATTATATCCACGTGGAAGATCTCATCGACGCACACTTGGCGGCCCTGCGGTATCTGCGCGGCGGCGGCGTGTCCGACGACTTCAACCTTGGCCTGGGGCACGGATTTTCGGTGCGGGAGATCATCGAGTCCGCCCGCCGCGTGACCGGTGCGGCCATCCCCGCGGAAGCGGCGCCCCGGCGCGCCGAGGACCCGGCGGAACTGGTCGCGTCGACCGAAAAGGCCGAACGTATCCTCGGGTGGAAACCCAAATATCTGACGCCGGACGAGATCATTGCGTCCGCCTGGCAGTGGTATCGCAGCCATGCGGAGGGCTATTGA
- a CDS encoding S-layer homology domain-containing protein, which produces MSAVLLLSTGLFSAAAIVGGDITRMTDASEPIPTSGTQPENPFAPVSVKAPYELGEGEDPAFVVLVENRGEEDPAHIIPRSAYQDEAVAARVYDGAGAFSARYLGWGVFSDTQGRWMDDAVRYLSARGVVQGVTNPEMTDGVMTARFAPEQSVTRAQFVTMLLRLLDAAPAREDGLAFGDAEEIPEWAREAFADAAALGIVRGDAQGDARPNDTITRQDMAVMVYRAMEKFEMLPAFFTLEFLIFDDWDDVADYAAVPLQNLAKIKLLNGTDGRMNPKGVTTRAEAAQFLYNLLLRDAAEAATPADTEETEPSAGAEETPAER; this is translated from the coding sequence ATGTCTGCGGTTTTACTGCTGAGTACGGGTCTGTTTTCCGCCGCCGCGATTGTCGGAGGGGACATCACGCGGATGACGGATGCGTCCGAACCGATCCCTACCTCGGGGACACAGCCGGAAAATCCGTTTGCGCCGGTCTCTGTGAAGGCGCCGTATGAGCTCGGTGAGGGTGAAGACCCGGCGTTTGTCGTGTTGGTGGAGAACCGCGGCGAAGAGGACCCGGCCCACATCATCCCCCGTTCCGCGTATCAGGACGAAGCGGTGGCCGCGCGGGTGTATGACGGCGCAGGCGCGTTCAGCGCGCGTTACCTCGGGTGGGGTGTCTTTTCCGATACGCAGGGCCGCTGGATGGACGACGCGGTGCGTTACCTGTCGGCCCGCGGCGTGGTGCAGGGTGTGACAAACCCGGAGATGACGGACGGCGTGATGACGGCGCGGTTTGCCCCTGAGCAATCCGTCACGCGGGCGCAGTTTGTCACGATGCTGCTGCGGTTGCTGGACGCCGCGCCGGCGCGTGAAGACGGGCTCGCCTTCGGCGACGCGGAGGAGATCCCCGAGTGGGCGCGGGAGGCCTTTGCGGACGCCGCGGCGCTCGGCATTGTCCGCGGCGACGCGCAGGGCGACGCTCGCCCGAACGACACGATCACCCGGCAGGACATGGCCGTCATGGTATACCGCGCGATGGAGAAATTCGAGATGCTGCCGGCCTTCTTCACACTGGAGTTCCTCATCTTTGACGACTGGGACGATGTGGCGGATTACGCCGCTGTGCCGCTGCAAAATCTCGCAAAGATAAAGCTTTTAAATGGCACAGACGGGCGGATGAACCCCAAAGGCGTGACGACCCGCGCCGAGGCCGCCCAGTTCCTGTACAATCTCCTGCTCCGTGACGCCGCTGAAGCCGCCACCCCGGCGGACACCGAAGAGACCGAACCCTCTGCCGGCGCCGAAGAGACCCCGGCGGAGAGATAA
- a CDS encoding RNA polymerase sigma factor encodes MIETLPIIAAAVQAVPAREMTEARLVDDFGGAVYKFCRRITGAKDDADELFQETYLKVFSQMAKVQKTQNPQSFLLSTAAYLWKSKCRKYARRNRLAPEAELEAADSGGTSAPSTEDEYLWQEEQLAVRRLVGALPDKLKIPVILYYANEMSVADIAAALQIPTGTVKSRLHKARGIVEKGLVSEYGC; translated from the coding sequence GTGATAGAAACGCTACCGATCATTGCCGCCGCGGTACAGGCGGTTCCGGCCCGCGAGATGACCGAAGCGCGGCTTGTGGATGACTTCGGCGGGGCAGTCTACAAGTTCTGCCGGCGTATCACAGGCGCAAAGGACGACGCGGACGAGCTGTTTCAAGAGACATATTTAAAAGTGTTTTCCCAGATGGCCAAGGTTCAGAAAACCCAGAACCCGCAAAGTTTCCTGCTTTCGACGGCGGCATATCTGTGGAAAAGCAAGTGCAGGAAATACGCCCGCAGAAATAGGCTCGCGCCGGAAGCAGAACTCGAAGCCGCCGACAGCGGCGGCACATCCGCACCGAGTACAGAGGACGAGTATCTGTGGCAGGAAGAACAACTTGCCGTCAGGCGGCTTGTAGGCGCTTTGCCGGACAAGCTGAAAATCCCGGTCATTTTGTACTACGCCAATGAAATGAGTGTTGCCGACATAGCGGCAGCGCTGCAAATCCCCACGGGAACCGTTAAGAGCCGCTTGCATAAGGCGCGCGGAATCGTTGAGAAAGGACTGGTTTCAGAGTATGGCTGCTGA